The Hippocampus zosterae strain Florida chromosome 2, ASM2543408v3, whole genome shotgun sequence genome contains the following window.
CATTGTGCATTTAAAGGCTTAAAGAATATTGTGCATTTCAGGATCATCCTGAAGTTTCGCCCTGAGCTTTTAGTGAGTCGTGTATTTGGCTTTGCATGTTGACAGAACGGCATTCCAGAAGTTGACATTCAGCTCAGGCTTGGGGTCCTTTTGACAGTGACAAAATGGTGGGGTGGGAGGTGCATATTTGGTTGCTCTGCAATTTCGTGTCATCATGGGAAAGGGCAGCGAACTGGCCATCGGTGGAGCAGATTCAAGCACAAAATGTTACAGAGACATCACATGTAGACATTCTCATGAAAAGGGGGTGGGACTGGGGGGCTGCATTTGGAGCTGTGGAGCCACATACTTTCCACCATgcacaatatatattttcagcagaaaacacaaaaagacatTCACGCGTGCAATAAACCCAGGcagtaaaatacaaatatttgaagaaaaaaaatacagacagaAATATGCTGGATATTAAATGAACAAGATGCTGTGGAAAAGTGAAGAGAATTAGAAAATGAAAGCCTGGGAAAGAAGTGTAGAATCCATACTGAACCCAAAGGAAAGGAGAAATTAACAGTGTTTTAACTACAATTGAACTGCTCTTACCTCCACCATAATGTGAAAGGGGTGCTTTATGAAAAAGAACATAAGAAGCAAACAGAGAAATTATTGGTATTTTATGTTCGTTAGAGGATGGAAAGAGATTGACGGTTAGCTGATGATGGAAGGACTTCTTCCTGCCTTTCACACCAACTTTGTCATGTCTGGAACGTTGATGGTATCGTTAAAACTAAAGGCAAGAACAGGATGAGAGCAATGCAAGATGACACAAGTCTGAatgttaagaagaaaaaaaagaaaaagaaactttcTAGCATGCAGCAGCGATTATGTCAAGACACAAGTACCGGTAAGCAAAGTGAATTTCAGAATCCCAGCTTCGTCTTTTCCATTGTTTGCATCTCGAGCATTTTTGTATTGAGCAAATTGGTCTAATGTTCAGCTGTTACATGGAATGAATTATACTGAAGGTTGTCTTCAGTATAATTCATTCCAGGTAACACACTTAGGTAACACTTAGTTTCAAGAAGGTTTGCAGTGTTTGACTCacaaaccaaaaaagaaaaaaagaggacagGAAGCACCATGATctttcaacaccccccccccccccgcaaaataaAAAGACTTAGCAACAATATGCAAAATTTCCAGTGACTGGCACCCATACAAGAATCGAGGTGGttccaagaaaaagaacatACACTTGAAAATAGCTCGGGTTGAAAACAGGGTGCACATTCATGATTAAGTGCTGCGAGCCTCTCAGTGTAAATTCTGCAGGTTGAGATAATCAATTCCAGTTTGCCACACACAGGTGTGAAAAATGGAGGCCTGATAGCAAGTATGCGGTCCATGAAGAAACGGCTATTCTGCTGCATGCATTTAATCCTGTATGGGTTTTTTGGCAACAGTTTTGCTCCATTTTCCCCCTCAAGTCATGATCACACAATCTGATTATGATCCTTATAACTTCATTATTTAAATGTATTGTGCCACGCAATACACTGTGAGAACAGAGTGACTACAATGACCATAGCACACACCTGTACAGTGTAGCTGCATTCTGTTCATCGACATCATAaaagcaaatggaaaaaaaataaaggatgtaAGGTCTGTATCGAAGGCTCAAGTTTTagagttgacaaaaaaaaaagcctcatgaAAAACGCTTGAGACAAACGAGCAAGATATTGCTTATTTTCAACGCACATGAATTGGCTTTGCCTTCTATGGGAACGAACGTCACCGCCGGCAAAGGACTAGCATTAGCATCTCGCTTCATTGCGCGCAACTGAGCATTGTGGAAACCTTGGATGGTCGCTAGAGTTTCAGAAGGGGTGGCGATTACTGTTTGGACTTGTCTGAACGTGCTGACATTCAAGTTTGATCACTGCAGTAATCTCACAGTCaactttatatttatttattcattcacgtAGTAACGATGTAGTAGAGCGCCATGATATGATGTCTGGTCAGAGTTCTTTTTCACTGCCACCCAGTGTTCAAATAGAGAAACTACAGTTGAAAACCTAAATGATACTTGAATCACTTTTTCCTTCTACAAATTATCTTAATGAAACTAATTAAATCATTCATTTCATACTCCAGCAGGATTGTCAACAGGAATATAACACCCCTTTAATCCCTAATGTAATTTCATTTGGtaatttggtttcattgtaattGAAATACAAGGCTGTGTGTAAAAAGTAGTGATGATCTCGTTTAATCTGTAtaggacatttgcaaacatatgCTTTTACTTGGGTGTGGACTAACCAAAAGTAGAgattagtaaaaaaataaaacaaaatgtgcacgcgtgcgcgcactcacacaaatacacacacgcgcggacacatacacacacacacacacacgcacaaagcacaaccgcacgcacacacacacacataccaaatcatgacataagttttttcaaatgcaggattttttttcccattgaagGAGGTCTATACATGTCAGCAGCATCTGGTTTCAAGGCAAAGACTTTGGCTGTGTTAATACAGTATCGTTTAAAATTAGTGATACACAGTCCCATTAAGATGTTTCTATGTAATGTCCCGGCTTCCAATCAATTTAATGATGCAGTTGAGTTTTCTTGATTGCACGTTAATGTACTGACATCAACCAGTAGATCGACATAATTTTCCTTCTGCTTTTAATGATAGATGTAGTTAAAAgcaacctatgccttttcaAAGATTTGCAGCTGAAACATCACGGCTATCCATTAATTCGCAGTCAAGGAAAAAAACTATTAAATATAAAGCACTGAAAACTTTATGGATCGCTTTCATACTACTATGAAGACTGCAGTTGATCATATCTCCTATTTTGCAGAGTTATCAAAAGTTGTTCCATAATGTGATGATAAAGACATTGATGAATTATTCAGAGTGATTATGCATCATTTCACCAAACTGTTTTAAATGTGTTGACACGGTGAATTGCAGGACAGGGTCCTCAATTAGTTAAAGGTCTTTGGACAAGCATTAAAGAACAACTTAAAGGGATATGGTTGAGCATTAAAAGGAGGGATCAATAACGCCTTCAGGACTTTGTGTTAAGCATGGAACTACTTTTAATTTAATGTATTATTAATCATGCCCAGGGCTTATTGTTTCCACCAATGGgttttcacacaaaaataacatgaaatgttGATGCTTAGTCCAGAAATGGAGCCAATCTAAACTGTCCCGGCTGTCTTAATTTTCATTTATCTAAATAAAGGTATCCCAACATCATACCGTTTACATGACTAAACGTCTTTTACTGCAGGACATCAGCGGTGAAGCAAAAGAATgttgcaaagagaaaaaaaattaaatatcctgtctcaaataaattcaaatctaaaaaaaataaatatcagaaATTTTACTTTGTGCAGTAACAAAATTAACATCTAAAATGgccaatgaattgatttcacaTAGTGCAACATTAATAAAGTAAAGCTTCAAACAATGAACAGCGCACATTGCTGTGTTTTGTAATGTAGTTTTCAGATTGTGTATCATCAAGAAGCTATGTCATCAGGCAAGCATCTTAGTTTAGGGTGCTGCTGGGTGAGGATGCCTACTCATGCTTGGATTCAATAGAAATTTAGCATCAAACAAACGTTTTTTGTGGAATCTCAGCACTCAAGTGAATGTCGTTTTCTCCGTCATCTCCGTCACATGGACCCAAAGTGTTGCAGAGCAAAGTATAAAACGAAGCAATTAATGCACAATTTTTGTCCATGTATTTGTATGtaaagatttattttctttaattttatgaccaaaaaaagaggaaatagGTAAACagagaaggatggatggatggatggatggatgatagatagatagatgcatgcatgcatacatacatagatACATACATCCATACAATCTGACCCCTTTTCATCCAATACAGATCCCCTTACAATGATGTCATCAGTAGCAGGACAACTACAATAAAGTAGTTTGCAATactgcttgcccccccccccatcccattgGCTGCCTCCTAAAAGTCAAATCAATCACTAAACAAGCCCTCGAAGCAGAATAACCAAGTCTAGACGTAGACTATTTGCTTTTGCTAATTTCCAAGAGTGCCGTTAAGTAGGTGAGGTTCTTGGAAAAGCGTGAAAGATGACTTCTACAGAAATTACTGTGACCTAATTTTCATCTCTGAGGCATATTCCAGCTCAATTTCGATCTTTTTGCCCATATGCGACAGGCAtcgtttttcccccccatgcaACGTGAACAGTTGACATTTTTCCCCCTAAATCTGACCAGAGCTTTTTTTCATATGTGGATATAAATTGGACATGCATTCGATGCATCTGCATCGATACACATCTGATCAGTAGATCATCAAAAGCCTTTGAAGGCTTGGGAGGGAGACGAGTGACAATATAATCACTTGTGAATCTGCATTGTTTTGAGTAACAGTGTGGACTTTAATtgaatcccacttgaaacatgaagcataaATTTGACATTCGTGATGACCGTAGAAATTCAGCCAAGCAAACGGTTCGACATTACGCACGACAAAGAAGTGACAATCTTTAGTCGATGTCTCTATGAAATGTAGAGCTCAAAAAGCGGCACATCATTTCCCCAAGATATTTATACCTCCTCCTGTGTCTCTCCTCTGTTGACATGAGATGTTAAATAGATGAGTTTGAACACGCCGGACCACACTAATTGTCGTAAACACTTCTGTGTCGCATTTCTTTTGTGTGTCCACACAatgttgtgcatgtgtgtcacaTCAGGGACGCATTGGATGgtgtatgtttttataacatGTACGAGTATATAAAAAGATTggatttaacacacacacacacacacaaaatccaaatggGAAACCATGTCCTGCAGTGCGAACGTGGCCAGAGTGTATTGGATGTAAATATAATGCACAAACAATATACAGAATCACTTCTATGACCTTGATTGGTGTTGCTTTTCCCGTGATCGTTGGGCAATGTGTAATGTTCTTGAGACCTTGTTCTGTCTTATTTCACCTATTCTTTATACCAGATAACATGTCTGATCTGCTTTTTTgtagtgatttatttttcatggcaTGATAGTATTTTCGGTCTACTATTCTACAGGCCCGTGTAGATTCAGCCAGTAAACTGAGAGAACTGCATGTCTCTATTCTCTCCCCCTCCCACACTATCCACCCACCACCGCCACTCTCCAAGGCAGTGCTGTGAGCGCTTCTGTGTTTACTTTTGTTTGCCTATATAAAGCGTCATCAATAATGCAGAGGTCCCTGACTATTCTTCGATACAATGAAGAAGTTGCATGTTTTTTCTTGTCTCCTGCTGCTGAGGAACTTTGACTGAAGAGCTGGCCCAGCAAGATGTGCTAAAACCCCTTTCCATTCCAAATTCAGTGGACACCTCCACCATGTAGGTTAATTTACAGCAAAGTGAGGATGAGGGAGGAAAATGGCGCGGACGGGGCTAATGAAGcccactgtgtgtgtgcatgtttttttttttcttacatgcgTAGGGACGAGGGCAGCCGGATATGCAAACTTGTGGTGTCGCCACATCCAGAAGGAGAAGAGGACGACAGCGGCCAGTCCGATGATGGGAACAAGGGAGTAAAGCAGAGTGCTGATGAGCTGAGGCTTCTGGGAGAAAGGGTTGGATGTGGCTGCAAGGAAAGGAGTGACAGCattaaacattttacattttggtgacCAGCcattatactgtgtgtgtgtatatatacatatatatatatataaataaaatcctcatctcacccctcgagtggtgtccgtccctcattcagctcgggccctctaccagaggccaggaagcttgagggttctgcgcagtatccttgctgttcccagcactgcacatttctggactgagatgtccgatgttgttcccgggatctgttgcaaccactcatctagtttgggggtcactgccccgagtgctccgaccaccacaagcacgactgtcacctttaccttccaggctctctccagctcctctctgagcccttggtatttctcgagtttctcatgttccttcttcctgatgtttccatctctTGGGActactacatccactacaacggctctcctctgccctttatctatgatcacgatatctggttggttcgccattaccatcttgtcagtctggatctggaagtcccacaggatcttcgcgctgtcattctccaccaccttcggaggtgtttcccattttgaccttggggtttccagtccatactccgcacagatgtttcggtagactatgccagccacctggttatggcgttccatgtaggctttccctgccaacatcttacaccctgcagttatgtgttggatcgtctcaggtgcctctttgcacaacctacaccttgggtcttgtctggtgtggtatatctgggcctcgatggctctgctgctcaaggcctgctcctgagcagccaggatgagtgcctctgtgctgtccttcaggccagccctctctagccactgataggacttcttgagatcagccacttcagttatggtccggtggtacatcccgtgtagggggttgtcctcccatgatggtccctcttccagcgcctcatcttctgttccccattgtctgagacattctctgagtacgtcatccgttggagccttctccttgatgtattcatgcagcttggatgtttcatcctggacagtggctctcacactcactagtcccctttgggatggaaccctccatgcatggttaggagctttcgggtcttaacgtccgtggtctgaaactcttcctttggccaccttattattcctgcagggtatctgatcactggcagggcatagctgtttattgcccgggtcttattcttgccattgagctggctttcttaggacttgcctcactcgctggaggtatttggccgtagccgctttccttgttgccagttcgaggttgccatggcttgtggtataccaaggtacttgtagctgtcctcaatgtgtgctattgttccttcagggagtgagaccccttcagtgcggactacctttcctctcttagtcaccatccgactacatttctcaagcccgaatgacatcccgatgtcgctgctgtagatcctggttgtgtggatcaggtaatctatgtccctttcgctcttagcatacagctttatgtcatccatgtagaggaggtgactgattgtagctccatttctgaggcggtatccatagcctgtcttggtgattacttggcttagggggttcagtcctatgcagaacagcagtggggagagtgcatcaccttggtatatgccacatttgatggacacttgggtaagtggcttgcgccattggcttcaagtgtggttttccacatcctcatcgagttcgcaacaaaggctcttagggtcctgttcaccttatacaactccaagcattcagtgatccatgtatgtggcatcgagtcataggctttcttgtaatcaatccaagctgtgcacaggttggtacgtcgggacctgcagtcttgtgcgactgttctgtcaaccaggagctgatgtttggctcctttggtatctctaccaatgcccttctgtgcttcgctcatgtattgatccatgtgtccacttatcttagctgcaatgatgcctgacatgagcttccatgttgtggagagacaggttattggccgatagttggatggggctgcaccctttgagggatccttcatgatcaggatcgttcgccctttggttagccattctgggtgagtcccatccctcagctcggcgctcatggagtgctgtgagtttctttagccagtaggtgtggaccagttcttcatatctgagactctttcctgtatgtctgccactgttatggtaactgggttctgttcagggaggttgctgtgctcctctctcagggtcaccagccattgtgcactgctgttatgtgcaacctccttctcccatatacaggtacctttcagtttccagtcttggtgggtcagctctgttgttaggaccctgccactgagcgtacactttcgcaggttgtgttgcgaacagcctgtttattcgtctggcctcattctctttcgtgtaccgctttaggcgactggacaaggcttggagcctttgttttgcAGATTCAAGTGCTTCATGTATGgttatctggatgtacctctcgggtatcgacCTTTTCagcacacctctctgggcctccgtcaattgactcacatctttccgagccgccttgatcttagcctccaaccgtcttttccatggtgggtaacgtatctcatggcttccatggttgctcttatagcccagagtctccaggatcactgatgctgaagcgtatatcagctcattggtttctgtgatcgttacggtagggattgccctcagtgctgcattcacactttctatgagactttcagatggtacttcacatagccgttgtaatgggtttctaggttgcccagctttcattctcgccatgatcttagctttcaattttgtttttttttttgttttcttacatGCGTAGGGACGAGGGCTGCCGGATATGCAAACTTGTGGTGTCGCCACATTCAGAAGGAGAAGAGGACGACAGCGGCCAGTCCGATGATGCGAACAAGGGAGTAAAGCAgagtgctgtcacaacttgagattgataaaataaaatcctcatctcacccctcgggtggtgtccgtccctcattcagctcgggtcctctaccagaggccaggaagcttgagggttctgcgcagtatccttgctgttcccagcactgcacatttctgatatgtatatatatatataatattatatgttgagtcgggtgtgtcttagcCTCCAtgacagaggctccgtcgaaaccCTGGAGTTCGATGGaaaccaggttaagaaccactgagttAGGGTCATTGCTTTATTGTAGCTGTAGACAAACACATTTATGTTTGACATCGTCAAGATAAATACGAGAAAAGAGATCGACAGGTCAGCTAACTATAATCAAGTGTTATTTATTTCAGGGAACGTTGAAATAAATAATGAGTTATAATTAATGCAATAGCTGCATAACTAACCTATCAATACCACCAAATGGATGCTACCGTCCGTTGTAATGCTTTTCTAGGCTTTGACCGTAGcctcttttggggtttttttgggaagggggggggggggggggacaggtaAAATGCATACTCCATAGGCTTCACGTCAGGAGATCAAAAATCCTACACTGATGAACTCCTTTGGTGTTTTGGAATTGTGTTTTGCAGCATTGCTCAACAATAAAGCATATTGGCTTAAGGCtgctcaaaattttttttttaaattatgtgaaaaacaattgtaaatagcactgcgaccgtatccatatt
Protein-coding sequences here:
- the LOC127595911 gene encoding uncharacterized protein LOC127595911, with the translated sequence MYHRTITEVADLKKSYQWLERAGLKDSTEALILAAQEQALSSRAIEAQIYHTRQDPRCRLCKEAPETIQHITAGCKMLAGKAYMERHNQVAGIVYRNICAEYGLETPRSKWETPPKVVENDSAKILWDFQIQTDKMVMANQPDIVIIDKGQRRAVVVDVVVPRDGNIRKKEHEKLEKYQGLREELERAWKVKVTVVLVVVGALGAVTPKLDEWLQQIPGTTSDISVQKCAVLGTARILRRTLKLPGLW